One window of the Zea mays cultivar B73 chromosome 3, Zm-B73-REFERENCE-NAM-5.0, whole genome shotgun sequence genome contains the following:
- the LOC103650967 gene encoding E3 ubiquitin-protein ligase PUB23, whose amino-acid sequence MASAPGEVPSHFLCPISLQLMREPVTLPTGISYDRAAISRWLATPAPAGGRTCPVTRVPLPPQPQLTPNHTLRRLIHAWLASLSPEAEVNEDVAALRGPVPGAEVVVALLSDAAGAQVEALKRLRELVAECEDSRAVLESQDGVFDALSRVVSSADACSTAREEAVGLLASLRIPEPELAGVVARHSNLGDALTAVLRSSNLKSRANAALLVRSLSEAAWPAWVIGLSQELLAEVVRVVRDRVSTQATKAALHALAALCPYGLTRVKIVGVGAVPAIVDLLLDDPERRVNELALVALDRLCTCAEGRAELVAHAAGLAVVGKKALRVSETASERAVRVLRSVARHAATPAVLQEMVESGVVAKLCAALWSQQCGLRTKQKAHEVLKLHSRTWRSSPCLSPKFLGLYPS is encoded by the coding sequence ATGGCGAGCGCGCCCGGCGAGGTGCCGTCCCACTTCCTCTGCCCCATCTCGCTGCAGCTCATGCGGGAACCCGTCACGTTGCCCACCGGCATCTCCTACGACCGCGCCGCCATCTCCCGCTGGCTGGCCACGCCTGCGCCGGCCGGCGGCCGCACCTGCCCGGTCACGCGCGTGCCGCTCCCGCCGCAGCCCCAGCTCACTCCCAACCACACCCTCCGCCGTCTCATCCACGCCTGGCTCGCGTCCCTCTCCCCCGAGGCGGAGGTCAACGAGGACGTGGCCGCGCTGCGGGGGCCCGTGCCCGGCGCGGAGGTGGTCGTCGCGCTGCTGTCCGACGCCGCCGGGGCTCAGGTTGAGGCGCTCAAGAGGCTGCGGGAGCTGGTGGCCGAGTGCGAGGACAGCAGGGCGGTTCTCGAGTCCCAGGACGGGGTGTTCGACGCCTTGTCCCGCGTCGTGAGCAGTGCCGACGCGTGCTCGACGGCGCGCGAGGAGGCGGTCGGGCTGCTCGCGTCGCTCCGGATCCCGGAGCCGGAGCTGGCCGGCGTCGTGGCCAGGCACAGCAACCTGGGGGATGCACTCACGGCCGTCCTCCGCTCGTCGAATCTGAAGTCGCGCGCGAACGCCGCTCTGCTCGTTAGGTCCCTCTCGGAAGCGGCGTGGCCGGCCTGGGTCATCGGGCTGAGCCAGGAGCTTCTAGCGGAGGTTGTCCGCGTGGTCCGCGACCGTGTCTCCACGCAGGCGACCAAGGCAGCACTGCACGCCCTCGCGGCGCTCTGCCCCTACGGCCTGACCCGCGTCAAGATCGTGGGCGTGGGCGCGGTGCCGGCGATCGTGGACCTCCTGCTCGACGACCCCGAGAGGCGTGTCAACGAGCTCGCGCTTGTGGCGCTGGACCGGTTGTGTACGTGCGCCGAGGGCCGCGCTGAGCTGGTCGCGCACGCGGCGGGGCTGGCCGTGGTGGGCAAGAAGGCGCTGCGGGTGTCGGAGACCGCGAGCGAGCGGGCGGTGCGCGTGCTGCGCTCCGTGGCGCGTCACGCGGCCACGCCTGCCGTGCTGCAGGAGATGGTGGAGTCCGGCGTCGTGGCCAAGCTCTGCGCGGCGCTGTGGTCCCAGCAGTGCGGGTTGAGGACCAAGCAGAAGGCGCATGAGGTGCTCAAGCTGCACTCCAGGACCTGGAGGAGCTCGCCCTGCCTATCTCCAAAATTTTTGGGGCTCTACCCATCATGA